A single window of Rhodococcus jostii RHA1 DNA harbors:
- a CDS encoding WhiB family transcriptional regulator, which produces MSETDPMTCISARAPNTVPASRREGTPRTGPPADRDRGDWRMLGSCRNVESSLFFSPEGERGRDRARREARAKRVCQDCPVLTECREYALAVAEPYGTWGGMSENDRRRHIRPRQREGRAADLPVEEPLR; this is translated from the coding sequence ATGAGTGAGACCGATCCGATGACTTGTATATCCGCTCGTGCGCCGAACACTGTGCCGGCTTCCCGCCGTGAAGGTACGCCACGGACCGGACCGCCCGCCGACCGTGATCGTGGAGATTGGCGCATGCTGGGGTCGTGCCGGAACGTCGAGTCGTCGTTGTTCTTCTCTCCAGAGGGGGAGCGTGGTCGGGACCGGGCGCGGCGCGAAGCGCGCGCCAAACGCGTCTGCCAGGACTGCCCGGTGCTCACCGAATGCCGCGAGTACGCCCTGGCCGTTGCCGAACCGTACGGGACGTGGGGCGGGATGTCCGAGAACGACCGCAGACGGCACATCCGGCCCCGGCAACGAGAGGGGCGGGCCGCCGACCTTCCTGTCGAGGAACCGCTGCGCTGA